The DNA window AAGAGTATTTGGATTTCGTACGGACGGAATTATCGCCCCGGAGAAGGTTGGGCGACGGACACCAGTGCGAAAGTCAATATCGTCGTAGAGGTTCACAATTCGGAAAAGAACAAATTGGGTATGCCCTTGCCGAAAGGCATTGTACGCGTTTACAAACGTGATAGCGAGGGTCGAGTGCAGATGTTGGGAGAAGACGAAATTGCGCACACTCCACGCGAAGAGAAGTTTCGCTTGTACATCGGAGATGCGTTCGATATCGTTGGTTCGAGAACGAGAACGAACTTTCAGAGAATCAGTGACAGAGTCGTTCAGGAGACATTCGAAATCAAATTGCGAAACCGCAAAAAAACTCAAGAAACGGTTCGCGTAGTCGAACATGGATGGGGGGACTGGCAGATTCTAAACGAATCTATGCCGAGCAAAAAGATCGATTCGAATACGTTCGAATATTTGGTGACTTTGAAACCCGATGTAGAGGCTGTGATTCGCTATACGATACAGACTCGCTGGTAATTGTCGATTCTTGTGAAACAGAATCTAAACGAACCAAGCGAGAATCGTAACGTCGCTGATTTCCAGAAGAGAGTTCCTAACCAACCAAGCGGACGGAAGCCAATGCTGTATTTGTTCGTAAATTCCACAACATCGAAACGGGCTTTGGGTGAGGCTAATTGCCTATAATTTATTCTCTTGGGGGCTTTACGATGGGTGATACTGCGTAAGCCGGACGATGCAGGAACACATCGTAGTAACCATTCGTGTCCTCCGACACGAGATTCGATGCATAAGAATAAAAAGCGACAAGTTTTCCATCCGCATTGAAAAAAGGGAAGAAACTATTGAAATTTCCTTGCATTCCTGATGAGGATATCGAAATACGAATCGTCTTTCCGGTTTGACGGTCGTGCACGAAGACGTCGGAAAATCCGTTCGTGTCGTTCGAGACGAAGTTATTAGCAAGAGAATCGAAACCGACGAATCTTCCATCTTCATTCAGAGATGGATTCGCGCAGTCGCCATTTCCCTCAGCCCCAGATGAGGAGACCGATACTCTGGTCGTACGTCCGGTGTCGATTTCGTGAACGAAAACATCAATTTTGCTGTTCGTGTCTCCTGCCACGAGAGTGCTCGACCTACTTATAAAGGCAATGAATTTTCCATCTGCGCTGATGAACGGGTCGTTGCTGTCGAAATTGCCTTGCGTTCCTAATGAAGAAACAGAAACTCGCTTTGTTTCTCCTGTTAGAATGTCATGTACGAACACATCTGCTGCATTGTTTGTGTCTCCGGAAACGAGATTTTTTGCAGTGGATTCGAAAGCGACATAACGACCATCGGCGCTGATGCATGGGTCCGTGCTTCCGCCGTTTCCTTCCGTTCCTGTAGAGGATACAGACGCTCTAAAGGTCTCACCGGTTAAACGGTCGTGCACGAACACATCGGTGGCGTTGTTCGTGTCTCCTGCGACAAGGTTTTTAGCGACAGATTCGAAAACGACGTAACGACCATCACCGCTTATATACGGGTCTCCACTATTACCGTTTCCCTCTACTCCTGCTGAAGATACGGAGACACGGGTCGTTTCCCCTATTTGACGGTCGTGCACGAATACATCTAAAGCGTTATTCGTATCTAATGAAACTAAATTCGTTGCGAAAGACTGGAATGCAACATATCTTCCGTCAGCGTTGATAGAAGGGAAGGCGCTGTTGTTATTTCCCTGCTCTCCTGAAGAGGTGATCGAGACGCGCTTGGTCTCTCCTGTAAGACGATCACGGACGAATACGTCGCAAGAGCCATTCGTGTCGTTTTCATCGAAGTTTGTTGCGTAGGATTTGAAAGCGATGTACCTTCCGTCAGCGCTTACAGAGGGTTCTGAACTATGTTCGTTCCCTTGTTCCCCTGTGGAGGATTCGGAAATTCGTTCTGTAGTAGCGAGTTGCACTGCTAACGTGCTTGCACAAGCGAAAATACCCAACGCAGTAATCTTTAACCAAAGGTAAGACTTCATAAAACGCTCCTTTCAAGGTTTGAATGTTTATTTTACAGACTTTTCTTCCGCGTCTGATCGCATTTTCATGTAAAACCCGTAAAATGTACTTAAAAAGTTGACGCTTTAGCCGGAAATTTTAGGAGGAATTAACGCTTAGAAAATGCCTATTTCCCCGCTGCAAATAAAAAGAGAGCCGGATTAAAATTCGGTGCCACTGCCAATCATTCATTGACATCGCATATGGAGTGACATTTAGAAAAACGAGGGTGGAATAACGTCATCTCGTGCCTATCCTTTGGAATGAAGTAACACATAATTCATACCGTAAAACTTAGTTCGTAAATATCTTACAATTTCGTAGAATTCGTCATCGAATTCGAAAGCAAATTTTGTCTTGCCGGAAGCCTATGTCCTACAATTTCCAACCAAAAGGGAAGTATCGCCGCTGCTACTTCACGTGCGCGCTTCATATAACGAGGCGGATTGGGGAGTTCCAATAATTGTGCAAGAGTAATCGCAACCTCGTACGGAACTTCGAATGCGTCTTCAGCCAATGTGGGAGAGGCGACAGCCCCCCCTGAACGAGGGCTCAAATATCGTTTTGCTCCTCGGCATTCTTGGCCTGTAACGACGCATGTTCGGAATTCCGGAGCGTATCCCGATATCGTCATGAGGTGCAAATCTCCCCATGAGAGGGGGGCTAACGGTTCTTCCGATTCTTCGATTGCGTCGAGAACTAACACTGCCAAATCGAAAATTTCCTGATTCGGTTCTTCTACAGGAAGAATCGCGTCGAGAATCTCGCACCATGCAAGCGCAGCAGATAAAAAGCGGAAATCTTTTCGTATTTTAGGGAAAGCGCGAATCGGTTGGGCTTGCGTGATGTATTCCTTTTTTCTTCCGATTGCGATCTGGAAACGGGAAAGGGAAAGAGGTTCTGTAACTCCGGCTAATTTCGAAGCGCTTTTTCTCGCTCCTCTTGCAGTTGCGAGGATGCGACCTCGTTCTGAAGTTAAAATAGAAACTCTGCGGTCGAATTCACCGACATCCCAACGGCGAAGGACCACACCGGTTACGGTGACGGTCGGCATGTTTTATGCTGGTGGGCCCAGTCTCAACCATTGAATCAGTAAGAAATACGCGCGGTCTATAAAAAGTACGAAACGCGTCATCATCGTCGTTCCGAAAATTGCGCCGAGCCCCACCATTAAAAGCCATCTACCCCATTGAGCGGATTTCTGTACGAATTTGCTCTGCTGTTCGAAAGAGTATAAAAAGTAACTCAACACGACTAAAAAGGTTACGACGAGCACGATGTTGCTTATGGCTTGAGAAACAGCGAGAGTTCCAGGGGGGGCGCTCGGATCTACTAAAGAGAAAGAGTTCGGGATAACCGGTCGCGCAGTCGTCGCGATTTGGGGGAGAAACTTGTTTTGAAAAGCGTCGAACTGCTGACCTGACCAAAGACCCAAGATCACACCGAATGGGATTCGTCCGAGCCAACCCATCTTTTGGCTGAACACGAAAAGACCCAAAACCCCTATCGGTAAAAGAACTGCCCATGCCCAGTGAGCGAGAATCATCGGCTCGCCTGTCAAGCTTGCAGGTCTTCCCATCATCGGTTTGAACCATTGTTCGTCGAGGACTTCTGTCCATGCCACGACGACAGCGTAACCTGCCGCTAAACCCACGAAAATGTGTTCGACCAAACGATAAAATTTATTTTCTCGATAGAGAAGGCTGAAAATTCCCAAAGTTAGCAGGGCGCCGATAGTCGTTACCATAAGGG is part of the Fimbriimonadales bacterium genome and encodes:
- the recO gene encoding DNA repair protein RecO; protein product: MPTVTVTGVVLRRWDVGEFDRRVSILTSERGRILATARGARKSASKLAGVTEPLSLSRFQIAIGRKKEYITQAQPIRAFPKIRKDFRFLSAALAWCEILDAILPVEEPNQEIFDLAVLVLDAIEESEEPLAPLSWGDLHLMTISGYAPEFRTCVVTGQECRGAKRYLSPRSGGAVASPTLAEDAFEVPYEVAITLAQLLELPNPPRYMKRAREVAAAILPFWLEIVGHRLPARQNLLSNSMTNSTKL